tagttatgacactttataggttttcggttttcgccatttggtgggcgtggcagtgggccgattttgcccatcttcgaacttaaccttcttatggagccaagaaatacgtgtaccaagtttcatcatgatatgtcagtttttactcaagttacagcttgcacggacggacggacagacggacggacagagggagggacagacggacgaacggacagacagaaatccggatttcaactctactcgtcaccctgatcaatttggtatatataaccctatatctgactcttttagtttaaggacttacaaacaaccgctatgtgaacaaaactataatactctctttagcaactttgttgcgagagtataaaaattaagaatatttttactattaccGGCTGGTGAAGTGGAGCGACATGATTTCAACTGTTGGACTAAACCCAAAAATTCGTCACTAGCAAATAAGTTGCCATCGGATTGATCTTTGactaagaaaaaaatcataaaatggtgtcaacttataaaaaaaaggtttttacgCCTTTTCTTGATCCTTtcgaactttttaaaaatacttgaaattaaaattttccaaaagcgGAGGCAGAAGCGAAAAGAAGATGTATAATAAAGATGTGTatcaaatttcaaaggaatcggttaAGTACAATTCGGAATATCAAGTAAACAACCTCAAAAAAaggcgtttcgagaaaaacgcgttcaaagttTTACGTTAACAAACGTTAACGGTCTAGTTGCTACGACACTAAAACGCCAAAACCTtcggaaataatttgaatttcgaaaaatcctttTAGGAAGATATTTTCGAATACCTAAACTAAagaattatgaaacaaaaatttaggttttttcaaatttctagactagaagACCACACGAGTCAGATTAGCTTAGTAAAAAACATTGAGTTCAGTTTAGTTGATCAACAATTTAGTTATTAGCACAAAAGTAGAATCAAAGCCTCGCTGGTAAGACGCTATAATTCTTATTGTAGCTTCAAAACTCTTAGATATTGAAATGctatttcattttactatttAAATTGGCGATTGTGttatttaaaagtcaaaaattttacttaacaaTCATTAACTATTTTTACGCAAAAGCTTTCAGAGAAGTTATATCGGAAAGCCAACACAATTTGGCTAGATGAGTTAGCGCCCCCCCCCTCAACACACGTTGAAAACTCCATAAACTCGTAGATTTTTCTCTAAACTATTATTGGTTGTAAGTAAATCTCATTTAATCTaatattaaaatgcaattaTGAAAGTAAGTCAAATTCATATCCACCACAAAAATGCTTCCAAATACTTCCTTTTGCAATCAGAATTATTCCATTTTAATAACAATGCTCAAATTTGTTTATAGTTAgtacaaatttacaaaacataattaatataaaatcgttgtccaaacaaaaaaaagcaaaaaaaacacaagaaaCTGCAAACTAATAAAGagttacaaaattatatacatacatacttggaGTGTATGTAAGCCTAAGTggaaaagtaaatatatgtgCTTTTTACAATCAATCCTTAACGAAACGAaattattttacagttatttaaataattacatacatcgACTTTTGAGAATTAAAAACTCGCTACACTCTAGTCGCTTGGCaagtttcaaataataatataaaaattaaaaatcgctATAAATTTCATTAGTAAGCAATACGATTACATAGCATACGAAGACATACCAAAGTACATAGTACACCACAAGCATATAATTACATAGAAATACTTGTAAAATATTATCATCAGACACTCATGTAGTTTAAACAATGTAGCTTAAttgattatataaatatttatagatacATCTCTTCGTTCAAAGTGTATTAATAGTCATTAGTAAGTGAGTAAGTGATTTTCATTTACAGTAATGCATTACAACTTCTATCAGCGCAAGAAAGGGCTGAACATATAGAGTtactaaaaaagcaaaaaaaaatattgcaattgaaattgaagaaatttatgaatgagaataaataaaacaaaatatgattCTTTGAATAAAAACGCTTGTGAATTTATTTCGACGTTTTGAGTGTTGTGCTTTAGTTTTCGCTGCTGTTACACTTTACATGCCTCTTCGTTTacgttttcattttaatttacaatttatacTTCCTAACAAGCCTCCACCTTGGTGCAACTTCCCAAAGCAAAATAAACTAATTGACTATTTCAAAACTGAGAATTCGGCAGTATTTCCACTTCcttaacaatattttcattaaacatatttttttaaattaaaactaaacctttctacataaaataaattaatgaatcaGGCACTGCAAACATCAAGAAGCCAAAAAATTatctatataaaattgaaagttGTGATGGACtccatttcaaaaaattattacaaaaacaaagcatttCTTGCGCAGAAATACCTTTCTCGTTCCTTTTTTGATTTCGTGCGCCGCTGCTTGAATCGATATTGAACAATATTGCTATGAGCACAAGGCAGATCTATCGAAACTCTTCTAACTCCTAAACATTATTTGTTACAAGCGTTTTTAATCAAAGATTATCCAGTCGAGAATGTGACACATTTGTcctatatttgtaaatatttagagCTTAATTAGTttgctcaaattttttttattaatttcaaatgcaATAATTTTCACCTACAGTTCAGTAGAAacaatttgagtttttttaacGTTTTCTTTGTAAAGTAGTTATTTTGCACGAAAGTTAAATGAGACCAtcacaattttccattttataacaaaaatattaatctcaATGAAATCGAGTTTGTTTCTTAAGTCTTTTGAATATGAGCGCAAGTAGAGTCGCTCAGTGGTTCGAGGCGAAAGTGTAGCAATCTATTGGGCATCGAGTAAATTAACTCCTTAATTCCCCACTGCCCCTCTACATTTCACTTCTCAATTACTATGCCtccatgtgtgtatgtatttgtattctTCACACAGCAGAAACGTCATTCTAACGCATCGGAGCAAATAGAAATGTTAATCGATGAAAAGTGTCGCATCCTAAACAAGACTGGCACTTCCAAGTCGAATGCTCTTCATCTTGCCAACTGGATGAAAGGTCAGCTGGACAAACAACAGGAGCAAGCGCGACTGGCAGCGCAGCGTTCACGCGAGAACATCAGTCATGAAGAGGAGCACTTACTCTATCCGGAGAATGATCAAGATGAGCGTATAACCTTTTGGACAAGGCAGCAGCTTGAGAAGCGCACCAAAGAACTAAATTTGGCCAAGGAAAATGGTAGTATGAAGGCCCGGCCGAATTTCGGCGGCAAACGTTTAAGTGGCGTGGAAGAGCTTAGCATGAGTGATGCCTACTCAGAGAACGTGAGTCAGTTGAGTCAATCTCACAGCACCACTTCTGGTAGTCAGGTAAGTCTCGTTTGACTTTTGCTAGTTCATCAAGTTCTTGCTTAGGTGTGCACATCATTGATGCTTTCATTTTTCATGCATATTACCTCAACTCATTGCCAGATCACCGTACGCTCTAGTCCCATTGTGCTTGATAAGCTAGCAGTCTGCCGTCATTGTCATAAGAATTGCCAACAAGCCGCTTTGGGTCTTCAACAGTCAATGTCACCCGCTATGTCCGCCTTACACGCGCAACGCTCGGCCATTGGCGCAATGATCGCCGAAGGTAGTGTAGGTGGTGGTAGTGGCAGCGGACTGGTGTGTACGTCACTGAAGGTTCAACATAGCCAGTCGTCACCCAATCGCTGCTGCAGACTCAATGGGAATGCTAGTCAGGCTGGCAGCTCCACTAGCATATCATCGAGTACTATCACGGGCGATCAGCCCAGCGAACACTCATCCAAGGTAGTGGCTAGCAGTAGTAAACGGGAGACCGGTGATACCGAAAGTGATGTGGCTCAATTAATAACTGACGATCTTTCGCAATCAGAGGCTACGGACGACAGCATCGGTGGAATACCCAGTAGCAGCAGCGGAGTCGCCGGTGTCGATGAAATACAACGCCGACTCACCGACAGCTTCAGTAAATTACGAATTCTAGACGAACGACGTGAGGCTAAAGGTTTGGATGTCAAGCCTGGACCACAGCCTATGCCTCGAATACAGGACCCACAACATATTCAACAGACGGTATTTATGAATGGATATTGTTTATCGAGCTCATCTAGCGGTGATAGAGACAATGAAAAGAAAGCAGCTGGCGACAAAAAACCACAACCACAGCCAAGAACATACCGAGTTACATTACAAACTGCTACGAAGGAAACAGCAAAGGAAGCCGCCGACAAACAGGTGAAAACCATTGTTACCATTACAGAAACAGCGCAAATAATCCGTACACAAGAGCAGGATCGAATGCAGGAGCAGGAAAGCGCGCATTTTGTGGATACGAGTCGCACTACAACGAAAAGCCCAAAGTCTCCACACATGCCTGTCATATTAAAATCTCCTAAGTCACCTGGCGCACCGGCCTCAGCGGCTCGGTTCATAGCATGCAATTGTCAATGCACACCCGCTGATTTTCAAAATACCACACTCAGTCCCGATGAGGTGGAACAGCAGACTTGCAAACTGATCGATTCACCAAAGCAGTCACCTCAAATGCCACGTCAACTGCAGTTGCAGGGGTCTGCGAATAGCATAATAACTGAAAAGACGCACAAGGTCTGCAAGTGCATTTGCGGTGACCAATCATTGGTTACAGCAAAGAATGAGCACTCATCATTCCCATTTAACGGTTTATCGGCGAGACAATTTGATATAAAACTCACACCCACTACTCCGCTGCCAACACCAACGTCTACATCAGCACCAGCACGCCCGTCCGCCTCCATGCCCACCAGCAACTTCGTGCCCACTATCGCTGTTGTACCACCCACGCCTGAGGCGTTGCTTACAATGACCTCGACGAATGTTTGGGATAATAGCGGAACAAATTTAACAACTAGCACAACAACTCAGCTGCAGCTGAACAACACACCCGGCCAGGCGgttattgaaaatattccaGAGGACTCTTGCGATGAATCGCCCCTAGACGAAGAACCGCCCTATCGTCCGATGAATAATGCCCTACGGCGCTACGGCACtatgtccagcctggagaaactGCCCTCAGATGATCGGATGGACGGCGACTTAGACGAATTAGAAAATGATGATGATAAAAGCGAAGTGCCTGGCGATACTGAAGAAGATGATGATGATCTGGATGATAAAGCACGTGCCGATACGGTAGACAATATGTGTGAAACCAGCAAGTCTAGCGTATACAGCAACGAAGTGGTGGCTGGCGGTTCATGTGTACTAGTGGGTGGTGTCTGGACAAGTCGAGCAAGCGGACTGGTGGGCGGCAACAAAATGTCGTTTTTCGAGGAATCACGAGcatttatcgataaatatttagGAAGGTGGAATCAAGAACAAACGACTTCCTCACCTGCTGCCACTACTTCCGAAACAGACGAACAAGTCGACGAATGCACCTCGGGTGCCACATCGGGCGAGGAAGTGTGGGGAACACCAACAAGTGGTGGAGACAATGACGATATGCATCTAGTAAACTCGGAAAATACATACTCAGTAAGAAAGTAAAAACAAGTGGGTGAAGCATATTCTAATACTACTTTCCACTATTTCTCATTTTTAGTCGCCTACCAAGTCAAGCAATTCACTAAATGATGACGACGATACCGAGCTAATGATGGACGAACTACTTATGGCGCCACCAATGACTGCAAGCACCATTCGAGGACTATTGCCACGGTAAGTTCTAACGCGTAATTTATGCTTTCAATTAGTTGCAGATATACTGTATTAAAAAGATGgacttatatacatagataataaatttatttgctataagGGTTTATTCATAATATTTGTGTAGTTTCATTAGTGCTACTCGTACTGTGGATATAAATCGGatttgaaagtaaataaaaagtattgtaTTCAAGACACGCatcaaatacttttttattcttacatgtaaacgtataaaactaaaaaaaaaaaaaagtaacgtAACAAATAGTTGGGATATAGTCACACCTTAATTTTTGCGATATTTAGGTTCAACtagaacatatatgtatgtatattatgtataaatgtttggaaaaaaaatgtcagCCGGATTTCAAATATAGCTCATATTCGGTGTAGAGATACGAGTACAATATCATTTGATATAGATTTTTATAACAATTgcattatttaaatacaattagAAGTTTACTCTTAGTATATCAGAATGATCACTAGTTTGTAAATCTCATTGTAATCTCTGTTATAATTTACTTCATCAAATCATTTGAAATTCAtcatttaaaaatcaaacaaaaattccATTCATCAATGCTGTAGACGTCGCTTAGAGCCACTTTTTGAGGAGGAGACTGAGAGCGATGAAGAAAAGACCCAGCAGGAAAGTGAAGATGTTAAAAAGGTGGGTCAGCTTTTTGCGTTTGCATGTATAGTTTCAATATAGAAATCAAGAAGTTGTATCAattttcttatatgtatatgtaaatattgtgcGTTTTGTTGAATCACAAGCTCACAGCTTCAAATATTTCCGaacattttgtaatttatatttagtagTGAACTAATAACAGTTATCGACATTTACTATTAATTGccgttagaaatattttatttattttttatattgtataatCGAATCACGTTTTATCGTATGTCTTGTTCGCTTTTATTCGATTCTTATATTCTTTTCTTCATTACATCTATTTCTTTTCATACTACATCAACTTCATGCTTTCTGTTGCCCATTGGTGTATGCACTCATGTTGccatttgccattttatcattgCGCCACTACTCAAtatctttatgtatgtatgaacgtatgtatgtgtatgtgttttggTCTTCTAGAAAGTCGTAGTGCGGCTAGTGAAGCTCTAGCACAACTTGCAACATTGTCAATTCatacaaatcaagaaatgaCAATTGCTCTACGCcaattttacaaatacaaaatacaaattaattgcttataacaacaactataaatCCATCAAATTACATGCTCATAAACAAAAAGTtacaacaaacaacagcaaccatTATTACCTTCTACTAACAATCAAAAAATagacaaaacacaaaaactctTCTTGGAATGTGTTTGGGCATAGTATAGTACATAAACCTTAACGGACAGCTAACTCCAAAAGTGTTAGGAATTAAAAATCTTTCAATTTGCTGACACCAGTACGTGTATTAAAGAAATACAAACAGACAATCCAAAATAGTAACATTCGCTGACATATTGTTTATGTTAAACATTCATCGAAAATTCCGTGGAAACTAATCACTAATTCCCACACTATCATCGTCATTCCATTGGCGGTCTTTGCGAGTCGCAATAACACTCGTCCACCAACAGTCCACGACTCTCCAGAACCAACTACACACCCACCAACCACAACAAACTTATAGTACGCTATAAACCAGAATTGATTAGTTGAATTCTATTCCCAACAATTGGTAGGGGGAAACAACGACAAATGGCCACTATTTAAAGGATTCAGCTGGAAGCTCAAGCGACGAGGATCTCTCGATCGAGAAGAGCTACGAATTGGAGCTGGAGGAGGAGAACGTGAACCCAACGCCATACGCCCCGAAGGCACAACATATACATGGTCATATTCCACCGCCGACGTCAATTCCGACGAGCTGGGAGCAGGCGTTCGCGCAATCCCAACTTCCTCTTATGGCCAGCAAGGTAGCTCTGCCAGTCGGTGTTCTGAAGGCCTCATCTTGCGAGTACCTACTCGAACAGCGTACAATGGTCCCACTGCGTACAACCAGCATTACCAGCAGTCCACCAACAGTGAGAGCCAATTCGGCAACACCAATGAAAGCAACAACTCTGCCATCGGCGAAAGTAGAAGTGGAATTGGGGGCGGCGTCACAGCAGACTGTCACGATGGAAGTGGAGATGAAAGCGACGATGAGGAGTACTACTACTATGATGATGACGACGACGCGGACGATCAAGACGCCACCGTCGCCACGGAATCAACCTCCTTCATCGATTTCTACAACAATCAACAGCGCGAGCGCCAGTACCGTGAAAAGCAGTTGCAACAACGGCAGTGGGAGTACCCAAACTACATCCACAACAACTGTACGACCGGCGAAATTCGTACCACCGCCACCTCCACCGCGCCGACTATTACtaacacaaacaaatttgcaGACAAGTGGCATGGACATGCCGAAGGCGGTAAGCACTGATTCAACCAACTTCACACTATAGTTTCATAGAAAACCGTAAATGTATGTTTCTTTTCAACAGCCAGTACCACCTCAACGAAGTTCTGGCGCTTCTGCTGACGTTGGCTACTCAGCGGATGTAAGCACCGCCGGCGAAAGTACAAATGCAACGCGCGCAGCCGCTATGCCTATCACAAAAGTAGCACCGTCGGCAGCGATGGGGAAGGGGACAGCGAACCAGAAAGCAGCCGGTGGCAATCTGCGTTCTGCTGTCGCCGCAGCCGTTGTACCAAAGCGGGTGTCTTCAACGATAATAGAGACATCACTGCTGGGATCAGGCACCAGCAAGGCAGCCTCCACATTATCAACAACAGTTTCGAAGACGACGAAGGAGTCATTGCAGGAGGagcgacaacaacaaacgcatCCGTTCCAGAAAATCCCAACCGAAGTAGTGACGAAATCAACGGTAACACAATGCGGCAACGAAAGTTCAAAATCGGACGTTGTCCCAGCGCCCATTGGTTCGGGCTTAAGTCCGCGTCTAGAAATGCGATTGGCACTCAATCACGACATTCTCGGCGACGAAGACTTAATTTGTTACGATCCTGGTCCGGATCTAACAAGAATATTGGGGTAcagaaaaaacatttattgattgtaaagttagaataatttttaataatatttctcttTAGGCACGACCTATCCACATTTCAGCGACGGACGGGTCGCGATTTATTGAGTCGTTCAGCAACGAATCGCGTTCAGCCAAAAGAGGCTGTCATATCGTTCTCTCAACAGCGAAACTCGAAGATGGACACTCCGACTGTGAACCGACGTCCACGTCCGACTTACGGCAACGTCAGCACTTCTCTAACGACAGGTTTGGTTGGTGGCGCACGCGTCGGCGGCGCTCCACAACCCCTGCTTCCAAATCGAAATACATGGAGCAATTCTGTATCTGCGGATCAGAACAGCGGCGTCTACGCAAGAGGCGACGAAAACAGCAAAAACTACAATTACAGCAGCGACGAGAGCAAATTAAGCGATCTCGAAATCTTAGCGAGACGCGAGAAGACATATTGCATGTCTCAATTGAAGAGTGGCTCACGAGTCAAGACGAAGACGACGGCGACGgctacaacaaccacaatgGCAATGGAAACAATGGCGGTGGCGATGAACAGAGATTCCTTGACAAGTCCTCAAGCGACGAGGAAGAGTACTTCTTCGATGGGCATGGAGATTGAATCTGCTAATGTGCGATCACGTAAGATCGGGCGTGATGAGAGTGCGTTGATTGAAGCGGGCAAAGGATCTCGACTGTAAGTAGTAAGCCCACAATAGTGTAGATTTTGAGAACGCTACTGAATGAGTATACATTTCCTCTTTAGAATTAACTTCATAAAACGACGCAACTCGGAAAGCCCGACTTCTCCGAACTGTTCTCAGAGCTCACTAAGTGAATCTAACGCAAGTGGTACACCAGTCCATCGTCTCGCGGTACAAATGTCACCACGAAAAGATAATGTAAAACAAACCCTATGGtaaaaaatttcctttaaaaTAATTGTTCTATTTTCCATTGTAGGATAAACCTTCGCTAAATCGCCGTCTATGGAAGCAGATCACTAAACGACGGCGTGCCAATTCTGTCTCGGAAGTAGTTGCCAGCTaattttacacacatatgtCGTCGTGGGTGATGAACGCAAGAGCTATTCGCACGATTCCACCGCTACACGTCCCGGGCTAAATATATGCTATTTCTCTAGTGGTAGATACCTTTTCCAAAGCGACCTCtatagacttaaaaaaaaaaagcgaaataatCGAGAAAGCAAagtattggaatattttttgtagaacgtaagcgtagttgttgttgtaattccGTAGGAAAGGTTAATTCTGGCGAGGAACTGCTTTAGTTTAAACAAGTTGACTTATCGAAAAAATAGTGGTACAATGTTCGGATATTTGTAGAGTATTAAGCGTATTTTGATAGATTTGTAAGCTTCAGAAATGGAGTTAGCGAAGACAGAGCATAAGCAAGCGATCGGTAACGTAAACATATTATACAGATATGACCAATTAAATCGGCgttaggaaaattttaaattcggaatattttattaagcaaaGCACAGGTTATTTTCGGTGCACTTAACAATAAATCTCGGGTGTGTGAGTGCGTGTAAATCCGACAAGTTGTACATGCGgttttaggtattttttaataaagtttgggcgttctacttacatatatacgatTATGCACgtagaaaacaaataaacagtAGATATGTAACTTTGTCCAATTTAATGCAAATCGGTCCATTTATTTGCGCTTCTTGTGCAGTGATAACACGCTTGTCCATAATTTATTGCACATGCACATACGTCACTAAAAGACTCAGCAACTTCCTGCCACTGAAGGTTTAAATAAAGACGAAAGTAGTAAACGAAAGTTTACATATAAACGGAAACTTACAGATAAGATAATTTAACTTAATCTCATATAACATTTTATGCTGTTTACTGATTTTTGGCCTTAGGCGCTGTGAAGCAAACTTTGGTTGGAATATTCATGAAAATAGTAATGTCATCTACTTCGGTAATAAAGTATTTGCAATAATTTGTAGTTGAGGCTTTTTATGCAGTTTAGGGTTTTCATTGAGCTTTCATAAGTTTGCAGAATGCCAGCAGTgtaatgaaaatagaaaaattgtcACAGTCAGCTTCGATAATTAAACAATTAGGAAAGGGTCTTTAATAACTTTAAGCTAATAGTTTTCGCACCTTTCCGGTGAACACGGCGGCTTAATACGGTATTATTAGCTACACGCCAAGTTGTGGAAAGATCAAAGAAGCTGATCAAACAtgacattttattattaatgataTTCGAATGCAATTGAAAcacattacaaatttaaattactttaattaataaatgcAGAGAAGTACTCGGACGTTCAtgcgaatttttaaattaaaacaaaaaagaaaattaacaaaaactcaagtttaagctttaatgaaaaaatcagtaaaaacaaaatatttcaaatttattaggTATTTTGAATACATAACTGCATTGATATtgaattaattcaaattttacggtatttgaaattaaaaagagtCCACgaatgaaaaaactaaaaacatagCTATAAAAACAGTACAACTGtttattatgaataaataaCTATAGAGGTAAGAGAAGAATaatccataaaaatatttaagagaaaatcatattgctgtaatcaaaatggatattttttttattagaaaacttCGGTAATGATAATATTTGCAAGCAATTCTTtaacattgtgaaatttttaaatcattcCTTAATTGGAAGCACTTAAATTCTTTACAGAATAGATGTTATGTAGCAAGTTGGTGGAgagtttttgctatttttactgTTTAGCACTTTGTTCGTGTGAGTGTCTTTAGTAAATTTATGATCAAGTATAATATTTCGCAATATATAagattaacatacatatgtatctaatgaaaattttactttattaatatattaataattattgaatatgtatacatatttaataatcaaacaagcaaaaataaagtgtaactaattgaagaaaaaatcagTTCGATTTAAGCTTTGTTTGCACTTCAATTAAGCAACAGACATATAACAAAAACTGTGCAACGTACTCGTAAATGCAGCGCTTCCAATGAACTCTTGTTCTCTCCCTTCCAATGAGTGCTCTCTAAGAAgtagagaaatgtcaaaaagcTGACAAGCAACCAAAACACAAACACCTGTCTCTTAGCTGCAACGCAGTTATGTGggatacatatatacgtatgtatgcacaACCAAGCATGACTTACCAATCTAAACACGCACACAAGCATTAGTGCAGGCATCAATGAATTTACTGACAAGGTCATGTTTATGCAAAATTCTTATCGGTACAGTTTACTGACTGCACCCAGCTGCTGGAGTAAAAATATTGAGCGGAATGGAAcggcaacaaaaattatttgttttactttcaCAATAATATTgggtaatcgaaaaagtcttttcgtattttgtcaatagatgtcgttgcagtcgtatatctcctgCGCTACCAATCACGTgctgtcataccatatagtgttcgaaaggtgagattttaagcttcatttaaccaaaacaaaaattcggggtagttgaaaaaaaggcaaagctgttcaaaaatgagtgaaaataattaagaaattcgctatatttcgaaatttttatataaaacaggGAACAATGCCACGCAAGcgaccaatgaaatttgtgaagtttatggagaTGATGCTGTAAGAAtacccaatatacatatgtatgaaagatTGAAACAATGGCTGATATTTTGAATTGATGCAGTCGCATCCAGCTGATATACAAAGCAAGTCATAATTCCCATAAATACTCAAATATCTGCTTAACGTCTGCGACTGTATGCAAACGCATACTAACAGCTGTTTACATTCGTCTCTCTGTAGAAAAGCGTAAGCTGAATATTTCCAGCCAAAAGAGACTAAACAGAGAAACGAGTTTCGTTTAAGAGAGTGACTTCATTTACAAGCACTACAAAGTTGAGCGTGATCACTGAACAGCTGtttcaacacacacatactactACTACACTCGGAAAGCAGCTTGTAATTAGACTGCACGTTCGGCACTTCTAGTTGAAAGCTCAGCAACTGAACTCCCCAAAAGCACTGCTCTTGTCCTATGATCAGCACGGCGTTCATATTACGAGCAGCAAGTCGTAGTTGGGTTTTCGAACGGATTTCAGTTTTCGAACGAGTGTCACGTTATACGGTTGGTAGGCTATGTTGTCTGACATTGTACGCTTTCTTGGTCACAGTGTTTACTACGTTCAACAAGAAAAGCAGTAGCAGTATAGGCAATCGTTAAGCAATTTATGCAACAAACGCGATCGTATGCGGTCAAATCTGTTTTTATTCAACCGATCTTTGGTGGATGGACACTTGAAGCTGAAAAAGTGTGTGTAAAATATTGTTACAATAGCAAGCTTTGCCTTTACAAAATTTACTCCGTGCTTTTTCTACATGCG
The DNA window shown above is from Bactrocera tryoni isolate S06 chromosome 4, CSIRO_BtryS06_freeze2, whole genome shotgun sequence and carries:
- the LOC120774869 gene encoding serine-rich adhesin for platelets-like isoform X3: MSFPLHTLLQQPVNGFYKLQSQACLNRPQSPILLQYPAGVAHPAQVHSQAHQTPSPTSRNNQIPNSNDKFIHLNPHSQPQTAVPETSVANGIRTMTSTLTRQKSEEDVMSIDSMAQATAGNNIEHPMTLSRKALHQRDADENLFLRFLELDPPTDTAAPTNATSATPSASGGRRLSATSKSVGRTPFTMTKKLTRTAERGFGFSIVWTHPPRVEKIEPGLSADRAGIQPGDYVIFVDKQNVVTMPEADVLNLIRSQGSTLTLEVFRRTGPAGGVGLGSMPPALSVSSRGHPPAPVMNGKATPNTRLASTASDEQQSVTGGPTLSSRRVGVPTAAPTITAGPSATFAVTNVRPSTACSGGTTSSIEAAKRRLHLPQVTFSKESIGPITDNRRRLLLQLISREQNFIAALHFGMQRFVQPLQDRKDLISPNDHRTLFQNIDELLRISEDILEQLCNDDQEPQMNFASRVYLSKTTAICAAYKKYCNGIKRADCVLVNKSRQMGSEFVAFITEPQVPRKRPDLTMFIHRPLQHFREILKLMQLLASNCHVDTEEHKNFTTVIAELQAAYREITVSSGLMEPLGEGRPLLTLQDLESRMVFTKCKPFTLAVQGRQWIFGGDLSRVEGRSVKPYWTLLFSDIIVFAKVSRDRVLFITEEPIPIANIVDSCFHMRKKTTEFRLTVDPNGRLAESPTGYCAPDLTRTPKKSARRKSLLLRAPSLELKAVWQNLLQRQIFLVNAALGSTPLSSPLDSPDVLNTLVPLSDIGIASASIGSIKHSSMDSINAKNSQQQQKRHSNASEQIEMLIDEKCRILNKTGTSKSNALHLANWMKGQLDKQQEQARLAAQRSRENISHEEEHLLYPENDQDERITFWTRQQLEKRTKELNLAKENGSMKARPNFGGKRLSGVEELSMSDAYSENVSQLSQSHSTTSGSQITVRSSPIVLDKLAVCRHCHKNCQQAALGLQQSMSPAMSALHAQRSAIGAMIAEGSVGGGSGSGLVCTSLKVQHSQSSPNRCCRLNGNASQAGSSTSISSSTITGDQPSEHSSKVVASSSKRETGDTESDVAQLITDDLSQSEATDDSIGGIPSSSSGVAGVDEIQRRLTDSFSKLRILDERREAKGLDVKPGPQPMPRIQDPQHIQQTVFMNGYCLSSSSSGDRDNEKKAAGDKKPQPQPRTYRVTLQTATKETAKEAADKQVKTIVTITETAQIIRTQEQDRMQEQESAHFVDTSRTTTKSPKSPHMPVILKSPKSPGAPASAARFIACNCQCTPADFQNTTLSPDEVEQQTCKLIDSPKQSPQMPRQLQLQGSANSIITEKTHKVCKCICGDQSLVTAKNEHSSFPFNGLSARQFDIKLTPTTPLPTPTSTSAPARPSASMPTSNFVPTIAVVPPTPEALLTMTSTNVWDNSGTNLTTSTTTQLQLNNTPGQAVIENIPEDSCDESPLDEEPPYRPMNNALRRYGTMSSLEKLPSDDRMDGDLDELENDDDKSEVPGDTEEDDDDLDDKARADTVDNMCETSKSSVYSNEVVAGGSCVLVGGVWTSRASGLVGGNKMSFFEESRAFIDKYLGRWNQEQTTSSPAATTSETDEQVDECTSGATSGEEVWGTPTSGGDNDDMHLVNSENTYSSPTKSSNSLNDDDDTELMMDELLMAPPMTASTIRGLLPRRRLEPLFEEETESDEEKTQQESEDVKKGETTTNGHYLKDSAGSSSDEDLSIEKSYELELEEENVNPTPYAPKAQHIHGHIPPPTSIPTSWEQAFAQSQLPLMASKVALPVGVLKASSCEYLLEQRTMVPLRTTSITSSPPTVRANSATPMKATTLPSAKVEVELGAASQQTVTMEVEMKATMRSTTTMMMTTTRTIKTPPSPRNQPPSSISTTINSASASTVKSSCNNGSGSTQTTSTTTVRPAKFVPPPPPPRRLLLTQTNLQTSGMDMPKAPVPPQRSSGASADVGYSADVSTAGESTNATRAAAMPITKVAPSAAMGKGTANQKAAGGNLRSAVAAAVVPKRVSSTIIETSLLGSGTSKAASTLSTTVSKTTKESLQEERQQQTHPFQKIPTEVVTKSTVTQCGNESSKSDVVPAPIGSGLSPRLEMRLALNHDILGDEDLICYDPGPDLTRILGHDLSTFQRRTGRDLLSRSATNRVQPKEAVISFSQQRNSKMDTPTVNRRPRPTYGNVSTSLTTGLVGGARVGGAPQPLLPNRNTWSNSVSADQNSGVYARGDENSKNYNYSSDESKLSDLEILARREKTYCMSQLKSGSRVKTKTTATATTTTMAMETMAVAMNRDSLTSPQATRKSTSSMGMEIESANVRSRKIGRDESALIEAGKGSRLINFIKRRNSESPTSPNCSQSSLSESNASGTPVHRLAVQMSPRKDNDKPSLNRRLWKQITKRRRANSVSEVVAS